A single Mucilaginibacter inviolabilis DNA region contains:
- the rimP gene encoding ribosome assembly cofactor RimP, with product MNIEKRVRELVEEKIADKPNLFIVDIKMHSNGKLIVLVDGDNGLGIDDCVQISRHVGFHLEEENVIETAYNLEVSSPGIDFPLSSARQYAKNIGRTVGIKMADGTKREGTLTAITEDAVIIEEKVKEKGKKAETVESVIPMDKITETKVLISFK from the coding sequence ATGAATATTGAAAAAAGAGTAAGAGAGCTGGTTGAGGAGAAGATAGCCGATAAACCGAATCTGTTTATAGTGGACATCAAGATGCACTCGAACGGAAAGCTGATAGTGCTGGTAGATGGTGATAACGGCCTGGGGATTGATGATTGTGTGCAGATAAGCAGGCATGTAGGCTTCCACCTGGAAGAGGAAAATGTGATTGAAACCGCATACAACCTGGAAGTATCATCACCGGGAATTGATTTCCCGCTATCGTCGGCCAGGCAATACGCCAAAAATATTGGTCGTACGGTAGGCATTAAGATGGCCGACGGAACCAAAAGAGAAGGGACACTGACAGCCATAACGGAAGATGCCGTTATTATTGAAGAAAAAGTAAAAGAAAAAGGGAAAAAAGCCGAAACTGTTGAAAGCGTGATCCCTATGGATAAAATAACAGAGACAAAAGTTTTAATATCATTCAAGTAG
- a CDS encoding GNAT family N-acetyltransferase has translation MELQGSTFTLRGWFDGDEESLQKHADNPKVSAFLLDRFPYPYSLSDAITWVTFMKKQATQTNFAIAIDGQVCGGIALDLKVDANHNGAEIGYWLAEPYWGRGIITEAVQLLTRYAFENLGVIRVQAGVFGKNTASMRVLEKAGYVKEGVMRNALIKKGVVMDKHMYAILKP, from the coding sequence ATGGAATTACAGGGCTCTACGTTTACTTTAAGGGGATGGTTTGATGGCGATGAAGAATCATTGCAAAAACACGCGGATAACCCAAAAGTATCTGCCTTTTTACTGGATCGCTTTCCCTATCCTTATTCCCTCAGTGATGCCATTACCTGGGTGACCTTTATGAAAAAACAAGCCACTCAAACCAATTTCGCCATAGCTATCGACGGCCAGGTTTGCGGCGGTATTGCCCTGGATCTGAAGGTTGATGCCAACCACAATGGGGCCGAAATAGGCTACTGGCTTGCCGAACCTTACTGGGGCCGGGGCATTATTACCGAAGCTGTGCAACTGCTTACCCGTTATGCTTTTGAAAACTTAGGCGTCATTCGTGTGCAGGCAGGCGTATTCGGCAAAAATACCGCATCTATGCGGGTGCTGGAAAAGGCGGGCTATGTTAAAGAGGGTGTTATGCGTAATGCACTTATTAAAAAGGGTGTAGTAATGGATAAGCATATGTATGCTATTTTGAAGCCCTAA
- a CDS encoding YfiT family bacillithiol transferase: protein MTDEQMKFPIGKFTPPASYTNEDIREWIDDIRTLPGKLRHAIAGLNYQELDTPYRTGGWTLRQVIHHLADSHMNSITRIKLALTENNPVIKPYEEADWALLPDYRLPVEPSLKMLEGIHQHMVALFESFTENEWIRTFVHPASGDTISLVKCLGTYAWHSNHHLAHVTETVKKFAGRGEREKVKG from the coding sequence ATGACAGACGAACAAATGAAATTCCCTATCGGGAAATTTACGCCACCAGCGTCATATACCAACGAAGACATCCGCGAATGGATAGATGATATCAGAACCCTGCCCGGTAAATTAAGACATGCCATTGCCGGTCTTAACTACCAGGAACTGGACACACCTTACCGTACCGGCGGGTGGACATTACGCCAGGTAATACACCACCTGGCCGATAGCCATATGAATTCTATTACCCGCATTAAACTGGCTTTAACCGAAAACAACCCGGTGATAAAACCATACGAAGAGGCTGACTGGGCACTGCTGCCCGACTATCGCCTGCCAGTTGAGCCGTCCTTGAAAATGTTGGAAGGCATCCATCAGCACATGGTGGCCCTGTTTGAAAGCTTTACCGAAAACGAATGGATCCGCACTTTTGTTCACCCGGCATCTGGTGACACTATTTCGCTCGTTAAATGTCTTGGAACGTATGCCTGGCACAGCAACCACCACCTGGCCCATGTTACGGAAACAGTGAAGAAATTTGCCGGAAGAGGCGAAAGGGAAAAGGTGAAAGGATAA
- the fabD gene encoding ACP S-malonyltransferase has translation MKAYIFPGQGSQFPGMGKDLYEQSEKARALFEKANEILGFRITDVMFDGTAEDLVQTNVTQPAIFLHSVILAAVLGDDFKPEMVAGHSLGEFSALVAAGALSFEDGLRLVAARANAMQKACELQPSTMAAILGLDDFTVEDVCQRAAGVVVTANYNCPGQLVISGSIEGIDEACEKLLAAGAKRALKLKVGGAFHSPLMESARVELEAAIVATEIKEPICPVYQNIDAKPYTDTASIKQNLIAQLTGAVRWTQTVKHMLEDGATSFTEVGPGKVLQGLVKKVDMAVPTSSAVLQ, from the coding sequence ATGAAAGCATATATTTTTCCGGGACAAGGGTCCCAGTTTCCAGGTATGGGTAAAGATCTGTATGAACAATCAGAAAAGGCCCGTGCATTATTTGAAAAAGCAAACGAAATACTGGGGTTCCGTATCACTGATGTGATGTTTGACGGCACCGCCGAAGACCTGGTGCAAACCAATGTTACCCAGCCGGCTATATTTTTACATTCGGTTATTTTAGCCGCCGTTTTAGGTGATGATTTTAAACCAGAGATGGTTGCCGGTCATTCCCTGGGCGAATTTTCTGCTTTAGTAGCTGCAGGGGCACTATCATTTGAAGACGGTTTACGTTTGGTAGCGGCACGTGCCAACGCTATGCAAAAAGCCTGCGAGCTGCAGCCATCAACCATGGCGGCTATTTTGGGCTTGGATGATTTTACGGTAGAAGACGTTTGCCAGCGGGCAGCCGGTGTAGTGGTTACCGCTAATTATAACTGCCCAGGGCAACTGGTCATTTCGGGTAGTATAGAAGGTATTGACGAAGCTTGTGAAAAATTACTTGCAGCCGGTGCTAAAAGGGCATTAAAACTTAAGGTTGGCGGTGCATTCCACTCCCCGCTGATGGAATCGGCAAGGGTAGAGCTGGAGGCAGCTATTGTTGCTACCGAGATCAAAGAGCCCATTTGCCCGGTATATCAAAATATTGATGCCAAGCCTTACACAGATACGGCATCCATTAAACAAAATTTAATAGCCCAGCTTACCGGTGCGGTAAGATGGACGCAAACAGTAAAGCACATGCTGGAAGATGGAGCAACGTCATTTACCGAAGTAGGGCCGGGCAAAGTGCTGCAGGGACTGGTAAAAAAGGTAGATATGGCGGTACCGACCAGCAGCGCGGTTTTACAATAA
- a CDS encoding FAD-dependent oxidoreductase, producing the protein MVKKILLVLLLLNASFSYAQTIKTDILVIGGGAAGTAAAIQGARSKLKTLLVEPGPWLGGSMTAAGMCVVEGNRNLPSGIWGEFRRHVRDFYKNRLGYDTTYNATLRFEPYTGAAILKKMTDTVKNLSVKLNTPFTAIEKDGTGWQVSITENNRTTTIKAKVVIDATETGDVAAKAGEVLVSGFDSAQDTGESLAPATALPRIQDITWIAIVKDFGKTANKTMAKPQGYDAAEYACLKEKNISKMLNDGRLPNDKYMIKWAGCGNQYPTTADDLKPANRDAFYAKARLHTLGLIYYLQTELGFKNLGLDDEYPTPDHLPYLPYIREAGRAKGLVRMTLSDLYQPYDRQAKLYRTAIAVGDATPGQHYGEGTAPKTDYPPFMAYSIPLGSIVLKDVDNLLVTEKALSVSHLVNASSMYPSVQMCIGQGAGATAAFCAFFKTTTKKLNVRIIQGELLDFKAWLLPFTDIKPNDPYFRSMQQIGATGLLKGISKISGNSAQLLFMPDSVVSTAEVEPFFKEIYARAFLWFNKEKPGEKFTQGNLLSFISEITLTEPKTLQISMQKAWKTQYKFNSDFDLNRAVTRREFAVLANKFLNPFARTVDLSGRMVN; encoded by the coding sequence ATGGTTAAAAAGATATTGTTAGTACTCCTGCTTTTAAATGCCTCATTTTCATATGCGCAAACCATCAAAACCGATATATTGGTGATAGGTGGCGGAGCTGCCGGAACCGCGGCTGCCATACAGGGAGCACGAAGCAAATTAAAGACTTTATTGGTTGAACCCGGTCCATGGTTGGGCGGCAGCATGACCGCCGCCGGCATGTGCGTAGTAGAGGGCAACAGGAATTTACCATCGGGTATCTGGGGCGAATTCCGCAGGCATGTACGTGATTTTTATAAGAACAGGCTGGGTTATGATACCACTTACAACGCTACCCTGCGTTTTGAGCCCTATACCGGTGCTGCCATCCTCAAAAAAATGACCGATACGGTTAAAAACCTCAGTGTAAAATTAAATACTCCTTTTACCGCCATTGAAAAGGATGGCACAGGCTGGCAGGTAAGCATTACCGAAAATAACAGAACCACCACTATAAAAGCCAAAGTAGTAATTGATGCCACCGAAACCGGCGATGTAGCAGCTAAGGCAGGTGAGGTGCTGGTATCAGGTTTTGACAGTGCACAGGATACCGGCGAAAGTTTGGCTCCTGCTACAGCCTTGCCGCGTATTCAGGATATTACCTGGATAGCCATTGTAAAAGATTTTGGAAAAACAGCCAATAAAACTATGGCTAAACCGCAAGGTTACGACGCAGCTGAGTATGCCTGTTTAAAAGAAAAAAATATCAGCAAAATGCTGAACGATGGCAGGCTCCCAAATGATAAATACATGATCAAATGGGCAGGCTGCGGAAATCAATATCCAACTACTGCAGATGACCTGAAACCGGCCAATCGCGATGCTTTTTATGCTAAAGCCCGCCTGCATACTTTAGGCCTGATCTATTATCTGCAAACAGAACTGGGCTTTAAAAACCTGGGACTGGATGATGAATATCCAACGCCAGATCATCTGCCTTATCTTCCCTATATCCGGGAAGCCGGCAGGGCAAAAGGACTGGTGCGCATGACACTGAGCGATTTGTATCAACCTTATGATCGGCAGGCGAAATTATACCGTACGGCTATAGCCGTTGGCGACGCCACACCGGGACAGCATTACGGAGAGGGTACTGCGCCTAAAACCGATTATCCGCCATTTATGGCCTACAGTATTCCCTTGGGTTCCATTGTACTTAAGGATGTGGACAATCTGCTGGTTACAGAAAAAGCGCTGTCGGTATCACACCTGGTTAATGCCAGCAGTATGTACCCGTCTGTTCAAATGTGCATAGGGCAGGGAGCGGGAGCGACTGCTGCTTTTTGTGCTTTTTTTAAAACCACAACCAAAAAACTAAATGTGCGGATAATACAGGGTGAGTTGCTTGATTTTAAAGCCTGGTTATTACCTTTTACAGATATCAAACCCAATGATCCTTATTTCAGGTCGATGCAGCAAATTGGGGCTACGGGTTTGCTTAAAGGGATATCAAAGATAAGCGGCAACAGTGCGCAGTTGCTATTCATGCCCGATTCTGTAGTGAGCACCGCCGAAGTAGAACCTTTTTTTAAAGAGATATATGCCCGTGCTTTTTTATGGTTCAATAAAGAAAAACCGGGCGAAAAATTTACACAGGGAAACCTCTTGTCGTTCATCAGCGAAATCACATTGACCGAACCTAAAACCCTGCAGATAAGTATGCAGAAAGCCTGGAAAACGCAGTATAAATTCAACTCTGATTTTGATCTGAACCGAGCGGTAACCCGGCGCGAGTTTGCTGTTTTGGCTAATAAATTTTTAAACCCATTTGCCCGTACGGTTGATCTTTCCGGGCGGATGGTGAATTAA
- a CDS encoding sensor histidine kinase: MTTSGKIRLLLTLIGLSLLITAIIVQKEYTPVNNLVKAGTTLEESLHKKEAYVNELINNKLNFRLLKYLPDNEQDALDDINDITVNHRILFITLKNNNLRFWSGIRVIPDNLGAIKEGYSFIRQPNGYYETIRKTKGDFSVIFFIPVKINYAFENQYLQNTFDKDLVKYNNVEIADFADKNIYEVHSSNHSYLFSIKLKANSINYAFVYYELVFWILTVIVLCVLMHKVCNYVALKGHAVLSIILLAAFIVLFRYINLHYNLPDFAYSLSVFNPIYYASSVVYPSLGDFCINILCICWFVTFIYLQRRRLFTIVPGKTIGYFIVIACILILIASSTLLLKLFYGLIINSKISFNVNNVLSLSGFSMLGVIMLCFSFLVFYLIDEIILSICLKLSVPRSHQLFLLLLGVVVTTVVFALYREYTSFYLLWCILVIIRAYGHLFHKERLNGTTLLAIILICALISAIKLNQFENVKERETRKALVQKLEIPDDATADYIFKKIEGQIIADTAIKAYFNPKAVHNKEFLKTRFQKLYFDGYLSKYEFKVHEYNELEQPLSDDNYALNVFKDLVQYSSFKVSDYFYRENESFGFQNYFAILPVNGGGKQLGTLIIELKSKPLQPSGTFPELLVDGHIKPEDEFKDYSYAFYIDNKLLSQKGNYVYTLNNTEFQGVIKKYIIKTTRSTNADWYDSFTTYSHLIYKPSNRNLIVVSKEENPLYNGITSVTFFFVVLLMFSAVILIIRWLRMRVRLWSINDHELKWGFKINFDRILYRTRIQFSMVFAVMITLLMVGFITFISISTQYHTQQDKMIRDKITRIVTAFESGVFNKYIYSVNEESQVSFNELANNYSTDLTLFDTNGVPLVTTQPKIYEYGLTAKRMNAKAFIYLSKLQKSEFVNEEKIGGLSYKAAYAPIISSNKTIAYIQLPYFSNEADYRERISALLNVMINVYAVVFLAIGLFAVIIARQITAPLTFIQESLSKTIYGKKNEHIKWARNDEIGALITEYNKMISALENSAHRLAQSERESAWREMAKQVAHEIKNPLTPLKLGLQLLDKSWKDKDPKFDQKFERFSKSFVEQIESLSSIASEFSAFAKMPDTRIEQINIFEMLGQAVTIFKQMDNIHIAYQSPETPFIINADRDQLLRCFNNLLKNAIEATPPDRQGVIDINYLVTSKNVLLTIKDNGNGIPEHMREKIFEPNFTTKSSGTGLGLAFVKNSIENANGKIWFETTIGSGTSFYLSFPAAV; this comes from the coding sequence TTGACTACCTCGGGAAAAATACGCTTGTTGCTTACCTTAATAGGCCTTAGTTTATTAATTACAGCTATTATTGTTCAAAAAGAGTATACCCCGGTAAATAACCTGGTAAAGGCCGGCACCACGCTGGAAGAAAGCCTGCACAAAAAAGAGGCTTATGTAAATGAGCTGATCAATAATAAATTAAATTTCAGATTGTTAAAGTACCTGCCTGATAATGAGCAGGATGCCCTTGATGATATTAATGATATTACGGTTAATCACCGTATATTGTTTATAACACTAAAAAACAATAATTTACGGTTTTGGAGCGGTATCAGGGTTATTCCTGATAACCTTGGAGCTATAAAAGAAGGCTACTCCTTTATCAGGCAACCCAACGGTTACTACGAAACGATAAGAAAAACCAAAGGCGATTTTTCTGTTATCTTTTTTATTCCGGTAAAGATCAATTATGCATTTGAAAACCAGTATCTGCAAAATACCTTTGATAAAGACCTGGTTAAATATAATAATGTTGAAATAGCCGATTTTGCCGACAAGAATATCTATGAGGTACACAGCAGCAATCACAGCTATTTATTCTCCATAAAATTAAAGGCTAATAGTATTAATTATGCCTTTGTTTATTACGAGCTGGTATTTTGGATATTAACCGTTATAGTGCTTTGTGTTTTGATGCACAAGGTGTGTAATTACGTAGCCTTAAAGGGGCATGCCGTGTTATCTATCATACTGCTGGCAGCTTTTATAGTATTGTTCAGATATATTAACCTGCATTATAACCTGCCCGATTTTGCTTATTCGCTATCTGTATTTAATCCAATATATTATGCATCCAGTGTAGTATATCCCTCTCTGGGCGATTTTTGTATCAATATCCTGTGCATATGCTGGTTTGTTACTTTTATATACCTGCAGCGGCGTAGGTTATTTACAATTGTGCCCGGTAAAACAATAGGTTACTTTATTGTTATAGCCTGTATATTAATACTTATAGCCAGCTCAACGTTACTTTTAAAGTTGTTTTATGGATTGATCATCAATTCAAAAATAAGTTTTAACGTCAATAATGTGCTCAGCCTTTCGGGCTTTAGCATGCTTGGGGTAATAATGCTGTGCTTTAGCTTCCTGGTCTTTTATCTTATTGATGAGATCATTCTTTCTATCTGCCTAAAGCTGTCGGTACCCCGCTCACACCAGTTATTTCTGCTATTGTTGGGCGTAGTTGTTACAACAGTGGTATTTGCCCTGTACCGGGAATATACATCGTTTTATCTTTTGTGGTGCATCCTGGTCATTATCCGGGCTTATGGGCATTTATTTCATAAAGAACGGCTTAATGGCACAACGCTCCTGGCTATTATATTGATATGTGCCCTTATTTCGGCTATTAAGCTTAACCAGTTTGAAAATGTAAAGGAACGGGAAACCCGCAAAGCGCTGGTCCAGAAACTAGAAATTCCGGATGATGCTACAGCCGATTATATCTTCAAAAAAATAGAAGGACAGATCATTGCCGATACTGCTATCAAGGCCTATTTTAACCCAAAGGCGGTGCACAATAAGGAATTTTTGAAAACCCGTTTTCAGAAATTATATTTTGATGGCTATTTGTCCAAATATGAATTTAAAGTACATGAATATAACGAGCTGGAACAGCCTTTATCAGACGATAATTATGCTTTAAATGTATTTAAGGACCTGGTGCAATACAGCTCATTTAAAGTATCGGATTACTTTTATCGCGAAAATGAGTCGTTCGGGTTTCAAAATTACTTTGCCATTTTACCCGTTAATGGAGGCGGTAAACAATTAGGCACGCTGATCATCGAATTAAAATCAAAACCATTGCAACCATCCGGTACTTTTCCGGAACTGCTGGTTGACGGACATATTAAACCGGAAGATGAGTTTAAGGATTATTCCTATGCGTTTTATATTGATAATAAGCTGCTGAGCCAAAAGGGCAATTATGTTTATACGCTTAATAATACCGAATTTCAAGGGGTTATTAAAAAGTATATCATTAAAACCACCCGCAGTACTAATGCCGATTGGTATGATAGCTTTACAACTTACAGCCATTTAATATATAAGCCCAGTAACCGCAATTTGATAGTAGTAAGTAAGGAAGAGAATCCTTTATATAACGGGATCACTTCTGTTACTTTCTTTTTTGTGGTATTGCTGATGTTTAGCGCGGTTATTTTAATCATTCGCTGGTTACGGATGCGTGTAAGGCTCTGGAGCATCAATGATCATGAATTGAAATGGGGCTTCAAAATAAACTTCGACAGGATATTATACCGCACCCGTATCCAGTTCTCGATGGTATTTGCTGTAATGATTACCCTGCTGATGGTTGGTTTTATCACTTTTATATCCATCAGCACACAATATCATACCCAGCAGGACAAAATGATCCGTGATAAGATAACCCGTATAGTTACGGCTTTTGAAAGCGGCGTATTCAACAAATATATTTATAGTGTTAACGAAGAAAGCCAGGTGAGCTTTAATGAGCTGGCCAATAACTACTCAACCGATCTTACTTTATTTGACACTAATGGAGTACCATTGGTAACTACCCAGCCCAAAATTTACGAATACGGATTAACGGCTAAAAGGATGAATGCCAAGGCTTTTATTTACCTGAGCAAACTGCAAAAATCGGAGTTTGTGAATGAAGAGAAAATAGGAGGGTTGAGTTATAAAGCGGCCTATGCGCCTATCATCAGTTCAAATAAAACCATTGCGTATATCCAGTTGCCCTATTTTTCGAACGAGGCGGATTACCGGGAGCGCATCAGTGCTTTGCTCAATGTAATGATCAATGTGTATGCGGTAGTGTTTTTGGCTATCGGCCTGTTTGCGGTTATTATAGCCCGGCAAATAACGGCACCTCTTACTTTTATACAGGAAAGCTTAAGTAAAACCATATACGGTAAAAAGAATGAGCATATCAAATGGGCGCGAAATGACGAGATTGGAGCATTGATAACGGAGTACAATAAAATGATATCGGCACTGGAGAACAGTGCGCATCGTTTGGCCCAGTCAGAAAGGGAAAGCGCCTGGCGCGAAATGGCTAAACAGGTGGCCCATGAAATTAAAAATCCGCTGACTCCATTAAAATTGGGCTTGCAGCTGCTGGATAAATCATGGAAGGATAAGGACCCCAAGTTTGATCAGAAGTTTGAGCGTTTCAGTAAATCATTTGTTGAGCAAATAGAAAGTTTGTCGTCCATCGCGTCGGAGTTTTCGGCATTTGCCAAAATGCCCGATACCCGTATTGAGCAGATCAATATTTTTGAAATGCTGGGGCAGGCGGTTACTATCTTTAAGCAAATGGATAATATCCATATTGCCTATCAGTCGCCCGAAACCCCGTTTATCATCAATGCCGACCGCGACCAACTGCTGCGCTGTTTTAATAACCTGCTCAAAAATGCTATTGAAGCAACCCCACCAGACAGGCAGGGAGTTATTGATATCAATTACCTGGTAACCAGTAAAAACGTGCTGCTTACTATTAAAGATAATGGTAATGGTATCCCCGAGCACATGCGCGAAAAGATATTTGAACCCAACTTTACCACCAAAAGCTCGGGTACGGGTTTGGGATTGGCATTTGTTAAAAATTCCATCGAAAACGCCAACGGTAAAATCTGGTTCGAAACAACCATTGGCAGCGGTACCTCTTTTTATTTGAGTTTCCCGGCAGCAGTTTAG
- a CDS encoding S9 family peptidase: MKKLITLLLIANTAGAFAQKLDTLTVEKIMRDPKWIGISPSNIRWSDDSKKIYFKWNPGHDEVDALYAIATGNNTPQKVSIAEQRGLTAPDGEWNKSHTQKVFEKNGDLFLADIKSGKVIQLTNTEQREDDPIFSGDEREIIYKQNNNLFALKLNGGQLKQLTNFVRSPEKKKDAETLNAEQSWLKKQQLELFDIIKKEAKEDKLDSAQTANLEPQQLKELVTAGDRVGLVKISPDGKYVTYRLTRAADGVKNAIVPNYVTASGFTEDIPNRSKVGRPSSTSKMFVFDTRRQAVYPVLTQDIPGIKDLPDYLKDYPTELAERKKANADRQVDIEGPFWSADGKNAVVVISAQDNKDRWIMRLEPVTGKLTLLDRQRDEAWIGGPGIETGAAGNVGFTDDTHFYFQSEASGYSHIYLVDVVSGAKKQLTNGKWEVQTLQLSNDKKTFYFTANIEHPGITHFYSIPVSGGKPVKITGMKGGNEVTLSPDEKWLAIRYSYSNKPWELYLQPNKPGAKAVQITHSVSAEFNSYPWRDPEIITFKNRYGADVYARQYLPKKADPAKPAVIFVHGAGYLQEVTYSWSYYFREFMFNNMLADNGYTVLDIDYTASAGYGRDWRTGIYRHMGGKDLTDQVDGVKYLVEKFGVNPKHVGLYGGSYGGFITLMGMFTEPDVFVAGGAIRSVTDWAHYNHGYTSNILNEPFTDEQAYRKSSPIYFANGLKGNLLMLHGMIDQNVNYQDIIRLTQKLIELHKENWELASYPVEDHGFEQPSSWTDEYKRIFKLFEQTLKK, translated from the coding sequence ATGAAAAAACTGATCACTTTACTGCTTATAGCTAACACTGCAGGTGCGTTTGCCCAAAAACTGGATACGCTGACCGTTGAAAAGATCATGCGCGATCCGAAATGGATAGGCATATCACCATCCAACATCCGCTGGAGCGACGACAGTAAAAAGATCTATTTTAAATGGAACCCCGGTCATGATGAGGTAGACGCCTTATATGCTATTGCTACCGGCAATAACACACCTCAAAAAGTAAGTATAGCAGAACAGCGCGGGTTAACGGCCCCTGATGGAGAGTGGAATAAAAGCCATACGCAGAAAGTTTTTGAAAAAAACGGCGATCTGTTTTTGGCTGATATAAAAAGCGGGAAGGTTATCCAATTAACCAATACCGAGCAGCGCGAGGACGATCCCATTTTCAGCGGGGATGAGCGGGAGATCATATATAAGCAAAACAATAATCTTTTTGCCTTGAAACTCAATGGCGGGCAGTTAAAGCAACTAACCAATTTTGTGCGTTCGCCGGAAAAAAAGAAAGATGCTGAAACGCTGAATGCCGAGCAATCCTGGCTCAAAAAACAACAACTGGAGCTTTTTGACATCATCAAAAAAGAAGCGAAAGAAGATAAATTGGATTCGGCCCAAACCGCAAACCTGGAGCCCCAGCAATTAAAAGAACTGGTTACGGCCGGTGATCGTGTGGGTTTGGTAAAAATAAGTCCGGATGGTAAGTACGTTACCTATCGTTTAACCAGGGCTGCCGATGGTGTAAAAAATGCTATCGTTCCCAATTATGTAACGGCATCCGGTTTTACGGAGGATATCCCAAATCGATCCAAAGTTGGCCGGCCGTCATCCACCTCAAAAATGTTTGTGTTTGATACCCGCCGGCAGGCTGTTTACCCGGTGCTTACCCAGGACATCCCGGGCATTAAAGATTTGCCCGATTATCTGAAAGATTATCCAACGGAACTGGCCGAGCGCAAAAAAGCGAATGCCGACAGACAAGTAGATATAGAAGGACCTTTCTGGAGTGCAGATGGTAAAAATGCGGTTGTGGTGATCAGCGCGCAGGATAATAAGGACAGATGGATTATGCGCCTTGAACCGGTAACGGGCAAATTAACCCTGCTCGACCGTCAGCGTGATGAGGCCTGGATCGGTGGTCCGGGGATTGAAACCGGCGCTGCGGGTAATGTGGGCTTTACAGATGATACGCATTTTTATTTCCAGAGCGAAGCCAGTGGCTACTCGCATATTTATCTGGTTGATGTGGTGAGCGGCGCAAAAAAACAGCTGACCAACGGCAAATGGGAGGTACAGACGCTGCAATTATCAAACGATAAAAAGACATTTTACTTTACCGCGAATATAGAGCATCCGGGTATTACGCATTTTTACAGCATCCCGGTAAGCGGCGGCAAACCGGTAAAAATAACCGGAATGAAAGGTGGTAACGAGGTAACACTGTCGCCCGATGAAAAGTGGCTGGCTATCCGTTATTCTTATTCCAACAAACCCTGGGAGCTGTATCTGCAACCGAACAAACCAGGAGCAAAAGCAGTACAGATAACACATTCCGTTTCGGCAGAATTTAATTCCTATCCATGGCGCGATCCCGAGATCATCACCTTTAAAAATCGTTACGGAGCTGATGTTTATGCGCGTCAATATCTGCCCAAAAAGGCAGATCCGGCTAAACCCGCAGTAATTTTTGTGCATGGTGCCGGTTATCTGCAGGAGGTTACTTATTCCTGGAGCTATTACTTCCGCGAGTTTATGTTCAATAATATGCTGGCCGATAATGGGTATACCGTATTGGATATTGATTATACCGCTAGTGCGGGTTACGGTCGCGACTGGCGTACGGGCATTTATCGCCACATGGGTGGTAAAGATCTGACTGATCAGGTTGACGGGGTAAAATACCTGGTTGAAAAATTTGGTGTTAATCCTAAGCACGTAGGTTTATATGGCGGGTCATATGGTGGTTTTATTACCCTGATGGGTATGTTTACCGAACCCGATGTTTTTGTCGCCGGCGGCGCCATTAGATCGGTAACCGATTGGGCACATTATAACCATGGGTATACATCCAATATTTTAAATGAACCTTTTACTGATGAACAGGCTTACCGTAAAAGCTCGCCCATTTATTTTGCCAATGGCCTGAAAGGCAACCTGCTGATGCTACATGGGATGATAGATCAGAATGTGAATTATCAGGACATTATCCGGCTTACACAAAAACTCATTGAGCTGCATAAAGAGAACTGGGAACTGGCATCGTACCCCGTAGAGGATCATGGCTTTGAACAACCCAGCAGTTGGACGGATGAGTACAAGCGTATATTTAAGCTATTTGAGCAAACGCTGAAAAAGTGA
- a CDS encoding DUF2185 domain-containing protein yields MKNFKLRADQIIDLIPRMGGCMATDKITVDGLKVIYMYREESDFEHDSGWRFFSGTEDQDYVDDPDNIMIYDVNTIANYDRAIIPYLNLPIGTELERIEGTDEFQIIPG; encoded by the coding sequence ATGAAAAATTTCAAACTCAGAGCCGATCAGATCATAGACCTTATACCTCGAATGGGTGGGTGTATGGCTACCGACAAAATCACCGTCGACGGCCTCAAGGTGATATACATGTATCGTGAAGAATCAGACTTCGAGCATGATAGCGGTTGGCGATTCTTTTCGGGCACAGAAGATCAGGACTATGTCGACGATCCGGACAACATAATGATCTACGATGTAAACACCATTGCCAATTACGACAGAGCTATAATTCCATATCTAAATCTTCCTATTGGAACGGAGTTGGAAAGAATAGAGGGAACAGATGAATTTCAAATCATTCCTGGTTAA